A stretch of Peteryoungia algae DNA encodes these proteins:
- the phnE gene encoding phosphonate ABC transporter, permease protein PhnE yields the protein MRDAVPARFFRASPFAFAVLVALGAILIVSATQVAPTPNQLINGAPRMANLIERMLPPSLEPGFLMRVIWRTIETLQIAFVGTVIGVLLSLPIAWLASRTLSPIGPFRHVFKVMISLFRTVPDMVWALLFVASIGLGAVAGTMTIIIDTIGFCGRFFAEAIEDADKEPQEALFSAGAGRFSVLSGAVVPDIMPSLINTSQFALEKAVRSSVVLGLVGAGGIGQELKVAFDLFQYRNASTIILVIFAIVLLMELATDRLRQKAQ from the coding sequence ATGCGTGATGCTGTGCCCGCCCGCTTCTTCCGTGCCTCGCCCTTTGCCTTTGCCGTCCTGGTCGCTCTTGGTGCGATCTTGATCGTCTCGGCCACGCAGGTCGCGCCGACACCGAACCAGTTGATCAACGGCGCTCCGAGAATGGCAAACCTGATCGAGCGCATGCTGCCGCCGAGCCTGGAACCCGGTTTCCTGATGCGCGTCATCTGGCGCACGATCGAGACGCTGCAGATCGCCTTTGTCGGCACTGTCATCGGCGTGCTGCTCAGTTTGCCGATTGCCTGGCTCGCCTCGCGCACGCTGTCGCCTATCGGACCCTTCCGACACGTCTTCAAGGTGATGATCTCGCTGTTCCGCACAGTGCCCGACATGGTCTGGGCACTGCTCTTCGTCGCCTCCATCGGGCTTGGCGCCGTCGCTGGCACCATGACCATCATCATCGATACGATCGGGTTTTGTGGACGCTTCTTCGCCGAAGCGATCGAGGATGCCGACAAGGAGCCGCAGGAAGCCCTGTTCTCCGCCGGCGCCGGCCGGTTCTCCGTTCTCTCCGGCGCGGTTGTGCCCGATATCATGCCGTCCTTGATCAACACTTCGCAGTTTGCGCTGGAAAAGGCGGTCCGCTCGTCGGTCGTGCTTGGCCTCGTCGGCGCCGGGGGAATCGGCCAGGAACTGAAAGTCGCCTTCGACCTTTTCCAGTATCGCAATGCCTCGACCATCATCCTGGTGATCTTCGCGATCGTTCTTCTGATGGAGCTTGCGACCGACCGGCTGCGGCAGAAGGCGCAATAA
- the choX gene encoding choline ABC transporter substrate-binding protein, with protein MKKSASKSALVASLAALSVTAGPHSARAAEPATCQTVRLAEPGWNDLAFTTGIGMTLLKQLGYDAQSSLLGIDVIYLSMKNNDLDVFLGYWDPAMITYAKPYLEEGSVETVTVNLQGAKYTFAVPSYVYEAGVRDFADLQKFADRFESKLYGIEPGSNQLMLDALDDPALGLNGWKVVESSEQGMLAEVQRHERGKDFIVFQGWAPHPMNARFDMKYLSGGDKFYGPNFGAATVSTQVRKGYKQECPNVTKLLENLKFDVEFENKGMGYLMDDGLEPEAAAVKAITEEPARLENWLAGVATFDGKPGLEAVRQGLGL; from the coding sequence ATGAAGAAATCTGCCTCCAAGTCCGCGCTTGTCGCCTCATTGGCCGCCCTGTCAGTGACGGCAGGACCTCATTCTGCCCGGGCTGCGGAGCCCGCGACCTGTCAGACGGTCCGTCTGGCTGAACCGGGCTGGAATGACCTCGCCTTCACCACCGGCATCGGCATGACGCTGTTGAAGCAACTCGGTTATGATGCGCAATCATCGCTTCTGGGCATCGACGTGATCTACCTCAGCATGAAGAACAACGACCTCGATGTGTTCCTCGGCTATTGGGACCCGGCAATGATCACCTATGCCAAGCCCTATCTTGAGGAGGGTTCCGTCGAGACTGTCACGGTCAATCTGCAGGGCGCGAAATACACGTTTGCGGTGCCATCCTATGTCTACGAGGCAGGCGTACGCGACTTCGCGGATCTGCAGAAATTTGCCGACAGGTTTGAAAGCAAGCTCTATGGCATCGAGCCCGGCTCAAACCAGCTCATGCTGGACGCCCTAGACGACCCAGCTCTCGGATTGAACGGCTGGAAGGTGGTCGAGTCCAGCGAACAGGGGATGTTGGCTGAAGTACAGCGACACGAGAGGGGGAAGGACTTCATTGTATTCCAGGGTTGGGCGCCACATCCGATGAACGCGCGGTTTGACATGAAATATCTGAGCGGAGGCGACAAATTCTACGGCCCGAACTTCGGCGCCGCCACGGTCTCGACGCAGGTGCGCAAGGGCTACAAGCAGGAATGCCCGAATGTGACGAAGCTGCTCGAAAATCTGAAATTCGATGTGGAGTTCGAGAACAAGGGCATGGGCTATCTGATGGATGACGGACTGGAGCCCGAAGCAGCAGCAGTCAAAGCCATCACGGAAGAGCCTGCGAGACTGGAGAATTGGCTTGCCGGTGTTGCGACTTTCGACGGCAAGCCCGGGCTTGAAGCGGTACGTCAGGGTCTCGGCCTTTGA
- the phnF gene encoding phosphonate metabolism transcriptional regulator PhnF: MLDTPEIPITTFDGLVFGPRSDMPIWQQIRDHILGLIESGTLKPGSQLPGETHLAASLGVTRITLRQALQQLQNEGHLTARKGVGIFVRSPPAIFSVRDGHPFRENIETHSAPITTDTRFVRRELATAELSARLRIAEGADIIHLRRLRLLGDQPVYVNDKHFPASRFPDFEALYAERQSVTDVFRANGIAAFRRVETRISGGFASAEEAGNLRLTPGTPVFHLNARNEDSDGRTIEWTSGCWPLMSVEFVFGTPAK; this comes from the coding sequence ATGCTCGACACGCCTGAAATCCCAATCACCACCTTCGATGGGCTGGTCTTTGGCCCGCGGAGCGACATGCCGATCTGGCAGCAGATCCGCGACCATATCCTCGGCCTGATCGAAAGCGGGACGTTGAAGCCAGGCAGCCAATTGCCCGGAGAAACGCATCTCGCCGCAAGCCTCGGCGTCACCCGCATCACGCTGCGCCAGGCCCTGCAACAGTTGCAGAACGAGGGGCACCTAACGGCGCGCAAGGGTGTCGGCATCTTCGTGCGCAGCCCGCCGGCAATCTTCTCCGTCCGCGATGGCCATCCGTTCCGGGAGAATATCGAGACCCATAGCGCGCCCATCACCACCGATACCCGCTTCGTGCGGCGCGAACTCGCGACTGCCGAACTCTCAGCGCGGTTGCGCATCGCCGAGGGCGCAGACATCATCCACCTGCGGCGACTGCGGCTGCTCGGCGACCAACCGGTCTATGTGAACGACAAGCACTTTCCCGCCAGTCGCTTTCCCGATTTCGAGGCGCTCTATGCCGAACGGCAGTCGGTGACGGATGTCTTCCGCGCGAATGGCATCGCTGCCTTCCGGAGGGTCGAGACCCGTATCAGTGGCGGCTTCGCGTCGGCGGAAGAGGCTGGCAACCTGCGACTGACGCCGGGAACGCCGGTATTTCACCTGAACGCGCGCAACGAGGACAGCGATGGCCGCACGATCGAGTGGACGTCAGGCTGCTGGCCGCTGATGTCGGTCGAGTTCGTTTTTGGGACCCCGGCGAAGTAG
- a CDS encoding phosphonate ABC transporter ATP-binding protein — translation MMDVISTQGLKKGYANGKPVFSGVDIRIRSGERVALVGANGVGKSTLLKCLIGHTAFCDGEISTLGEAFCRTPNGSQLKRMRQQIGFVFQHHGLVRRQSVLTNVVHGKLGLPGTWRAWHQAIAERESREEAMDALDQVKLSHKATARADELSGGQAQRVAIARALVRKPRLMIADEPAASLDPTAGRDVMALFSDLVREKGITLVYTTHDMDHALSFADRIVALKAGRVHFDLPVADVDRERLEGVFHA, via the coding sequence ATGATGGACGTTATCAGCACGCAGGGCCTGAAGAAGGGATATGCGAACGGAAAACCGGTGTTTTCCGGTGTCGACATCCGCATCCGCAGCGGCGAGCGTGTGGCGCTTGTCGGCGCCAACGGAGTGGGCAAGTCGACGCTGCTCAAGTGCCTGATCGGCCACACGGCATTCTGCGATGGTGAGATCTCGACGCTTGGCGAAGCCTTTTGCCGCACGCCAAACGGGTCGCAGCTCAAGCGCATGCGCCAGCAGATCGGCTTCGTCTTCCAGCATCATGGCCTTGTTCGCCGCCAGTCGGTGCTGACCAATGTCGTTCACGGCAAGCTCGGCCTTCCCGGCACCTGGCGTGCCTGGCATCAGGCGATTGCCGAGCGTGAAAGTCGCGAAGAGGCGATGGATGCGCTCGACCAGGTGAAACTTTCCCACAAGGCGACCGCGCGCGCCGACGAACTTTCGGGCGGTCAGGCGCAGCGCGTCGCCATTGCCCGCGCCCTGGTGCGCAAGCCTAGGCTGATGATCGCCGACGAGCCGGCTGCCAGCCTCGACCCGACGGCGGGCCGCGACGTGATGGCGCTGTTTTCCGACCTCGTGCGCGAAAAGGGCATCACGCTGGTCTATACGACCCACGACATGGATCATGCGTTGAGCTTCGCCGACCGGATCGTCGCGCTGAAGGCCGGCCGCGTACATTTCGACCTCCCGGTGGCCGATGTGGACCGCGAACGCCTGGAGGGTGTCTTCCATGCGTGA
- the betI gene encoding choline-binding transcriptional repressor BetI has protein sequence MARLSRISEIRRRELRHAAYCVLQTEGVAGTTLEKVAAYAGASKGIVLHYFRNKEELFEHAMREANGALRLAVVKRLRDARGPRERVMAIILGNFEEEFFKPSISHAWLSLCAEVPREPQLARLQKVFHARMRSNLLSALQQLMAREEAEELALGISALIDGLWLRMGLEPGSVTRESALKQTQLYLDQQLKRQT, from the coding sequence ATGGCGAGACTTTCCAGGATCAGCGAAATCCGGCGCAGGGAACTGCGACATGCCGCCTATTGCGTCCTGCAAACCGAGGGTGTGGCCGGCACGACGCTTGAGAAGGTCGCGGCCTATGCCGGCGCATCGAAAGGCATCGTGTTGCACTACTTCCGCAACAAGGAAGAGTTGTTCGAGCATGCGATGCGCGAGGCGAACGGCGCCTTGCGGCTGGCGGTGGTCAAGCGGCTACGCGATGCCCGCGGCCCGCGAGAAAGGGTGATGGCGATCATCCTTGGGAATTTCGAGGAGGAATTCTTCAAGCCTTCGATCAGCCATGCCTGGCTGTCGCTCTGCGCCGAAGTTCCACGCGAGCCGCAACTCGCCCGTCTTCAAAAGGTCTTTCATGCCAGAATGCGCTCCAACCTCTTGTCGGCGCTTCAGCAGCTCATGGCTCGCGAGGAAGCCGAGGAATTGGCGCTTGGCATTAGTGCGCTGATCGACGGATTGTGGCTGCGCATGGGGCTTGAGCCCGGTTCGGTGACACGTGAGAGCGCCTTGAAGCAAACACAGCTCTATCTGGACCAGCAACTGAAGCGTCAAACATAG
- the ugpA gene encoding sn-glycerol-3-phosphate ABC transporter permease UgpA, with protein MHTVHFPNKILPYLLLAPQIILTLVFFFWPASQAIYQSMLREDPFGLKSTFVGFANFSDILSDPNYLHSLQVTIVFSALTALVSMAAALLLATAADKVVRGQTFYRTLLIWPYAVAPAVAGMLWLFMFNPAMGTLAYLLRSTGFNWDPLLKGDQAMTLIVFAAAWKQISYNFLFFVAGLQAIPKSLIEAAAIDGARGSRRFWTIIFPLLAPTTFFLLVVNTVYAFFDTFGIIHAVTGGGPAKATETLVYKVYNDGFVNLNLGSSAAQSVILMIIVIGLTAFQFRFVEKRVHYG; from the coding sequence TTGCACACGGTTCACTTCCCGAACAAAATCCTGCCCTACCTGCTGTTGGCGCCCCAGATCATCCTGACGCTGGTCTTCTTTTTCTGGCCGGCAAGCCAGGCGATCTACCAGTCCATGCTCCGGGAAGATCCGTTCGGGCTGAAAAGCACCTTCGTGGGTTTTGCCAATTTTTCCGATATTCTCTCGGATCCGAACTATCTCCATTCGCTCCAGGTCACGATCGTGTTCAGCGCGCTGACGGCTCTGGTGTCGATGGCGGCGGCGCTGCTTCTCGCGACGGCTGCCGACAAGGTCGTTCGCGGCCAGACGTTTTACCGCACGCTTTTGATCTGGCCCTACGCAGTGGCTCCCGCCGTTGCCGGCATGCTTTGGCTCTTCATGTTCAACCCGGCCATGGGAACGCTTGCCTATCTGCTGCGCTCCACCGGCTTCAACTGGGACCCCCTTCTGAAAGGCGACCAGGCGATGACCCTCATCGTCTTTGCCGCCGCATGGAAGCAGATCAGCTATAATTTCCTGTTTTTCGTTGCCGGCCTCCAGGCAATCCCGAAGTCTCTCATCGAGGCGGCCGCGATCGATGGTGCCCGTGGCAGCCGACGCTTCTGGACGATCATCTTCCCGCTTCTGGCGCCGACCACCTTCTTCCTGCTGGTGGTCAATACGGTCTACGCCTTCTTCGATACGTTCGGCATCATCCACGCCGTCACCGGTGGTGGCCCGGCAAAAGCAACCGAAACGCTGGTGTACAAGGTTTACAATGACGGCTTCGTCAACCTGAACCTCGGCTCATCTGCCGCGCAGTCCGTCATCCTGATGATCATCGTGATTGGCCTGACCGCCTTCCAGTTCCGCTTCGTTGAGAAGCGGGTCCATTACGGCTGA
- a CDS encoding alpha-D-ribose 1-methylphosphonate 5-triphosphate diphosphatase: MNWTIRNGTVLGAERLERSDFFIDGGILSDRGNGGREIDAAGLLVLPGIVDIHGDGFERQIMPRPGVRFDVGLALRDTDRQLVANGITTAFHGVTVSWEPGLRSLQAAGDFVTALATARPHLACDTRLHLRWETFALDALQQVIDWLSLDPKPLVALNDHTTGSVLKGTIARKIGQMAERSGLSRDDYMALLDRVWARRKDVAGAIEELATAARENGNVLLAHDEASPDERRHFRALGAVSSEFPLTLETAAEARAAGEHVILGAPNVVRGGSHNGALDATTAIRDGLCTVLASDYHYPSPLHAAFRLASPEDADFARAWHLVSANAAAAAGLADRGRFEKGKRADVILVDAKDIRHPKVVATFVGGRLVYSALILLETESAIASAAA; the protein is encoded by the coding sequence ATGAACTGGACCATCCGCAACGGCACCGTGCTGGGCGCCGAGAGGCTCGAACGCAGCGATTTCTTCATCGACGGCGGCATTCTGTCGGACAGGGGCAATGGCGGGCGCGAGATCGACGCTGCAGGCCTGCTCGTCCTGCCGGGCATCGTCGACATCCACGGTGACGGCTTCGAGCGGCAGATCATGCCGCGACCGGGCGTGCGCTTCGACGTCGGTCTGGCACTGCGCGACACCGACCGACAACTGGTGGCCAACGGCATCACCACTGCCTTTCACGGCGTGACGGTGTCCTGGGAGCCCGGCCTTCGGTCCCTGCAGGCCGCCGGCGACTTCGTCACTGCACTTGCCACCGCCCGCCCGCATCTGGCCTGCGACACCCGCCTGCACCTGCGCTGGGAAACCTTTGCACTCGATGCGCTACAGCAGGTGATCGATTGGCTGTCGCTCGACCCGAAGCCGCTCGTGGCCCTGAACGACCATACGACGGGATCGGTGCTGAAGGGCACGATTGCCCGCAAGATCGGCCAGATGGCGGAACGCTCCGGTTTGTCGCGCGACGACTACATGGCGCTGCTCGACAGGGTCTGGGCACGGCGCAAAGATGTGGCCGGTGCCATCGAAGAGCTCGCCACAGCAGCGCGCGAGAACGGCAACGTGCTGCTCGCCCATGACGAGGCCTCACCCGACGAGCGCCGGCACTTCCGTGCGCTGGGGGCAGTATCGTCGGAGTTTCCGCTGACGCTGGAGACGGCTGCCGAAGCGCGGGCCGCCGGCGAACATGTCATCCTCGGCGCGCCCAACGTCGTGCGCGGCGGCAGCCACAATGGCGCGCTTGACGCAACGACGGCAATCCGCGACGGGCTTTGCACCGTGCTTGCGTCCGATTACCACTATCCGTCACCCCTCCATGCAGCCTTCCGGCTGGCATCCCCCGAGGATGCAGACTTCGCCAGGGCCTGGCACCTCGTGTCAGCCAATGCCGCTGCCGCTGCCGGCCTTGCCGACCGGGGACGGTTCGAGAAGGGAAAACGCGCCGACGTCATCCTCGTCGATGCGAAAGACATCCGCCACCCGAAGGTGGTGGCAACCTTCGTTGGCGGTCGGCTGGTCTATTCGGCACTTATTCTGTTAGAGACCGAATCCGCGATTGCCTCGGCTGCCGCCTGA
- a CDS encoding sn-glycerol-3-phosphate import ATP-binding protein UgpC, with protein MAQIVLNDVRKMYGNVEAIKGVSLEIADGELVVLVGPSGCGKSTLLRMIAGLEGISGGEITIGDRVVNELEPSERDIAMVFQNYALYPHMTVRQNLAYGLKNRNTPKDEIDRRIGQAAKALEIEPFLERKPRQLSGGQRQRVAMGRAIVREPAAYLFDEPLSNLDAKLRVQMRVEIKRLQRSLATTSVYVTHDQMEAMTLADRLVVLNAGRIEQVGTPIELYERPATTFVATFIGSPSMNLLHMGKATESWSMTSGASVPSGTATLGIRPEDLHMITDAPGDEIFTASVKVAAVELVGAESYVHGTLADRSDIVFRVAGRSRIEMDDMVQIGAKASDLHFFGTDGVRLD; from the coding sequence ATGGCCCAGATTGTTTTGAACGATGTCCGCAAGATGTATGGCAATGTCGAAGCCATCAAAGGCGTGTCGCTGGAAATTGCCGATGGAGAACTGGTTGTTCTCGTCGGGCCTTCAGGCTGCGGCAAGTCCACGCTGTTGCGCATGATTGCAGGCCTTGAGGGAATTTCAGGCGGTGAAATTACGATCGGAGACCGGGTCGTGAACGAACTGGAACCTTCCGAGCGCGACATCGCCATGGTGTTCCAGAACTATGCGCTCTACCCCCACATGACGGTGCGCCAGAATCTGGCCTACGGCCTGAAAAACCGCAACACGCCGAAGGACGAGATCGACCGGCGGATCGGGCAGGCCGCCAAGGCTTTGGAGATCGAGCCGTTCCTCGAGCGCAAGCCGCGGCAATTGTCGGGCGGCCAGCGCCAGCGTGTGGCTATGGGCCGCGCGATCGTGCGCGAGCCTGCCGCCTATCTCTTCGACGAGCCCTTGTCGAACCTCGATGCCAAGCTCCGCGTGCAGATGCGCGTCGAGATCAAGCGGCTGCAACGCTCGCTGGCCACGACCAGCGTCTATGTCACGCATGACCAGATGGAAGCGATGACGCTTGCCGACCGACTGGTCGTCCTCAATGCCGGGCGCATCGAACAGGTCGGCACGCCGATCGAGCTCTATGAACGTCCTGCCACGACCTTTGTCGCAACCTTTATCGGGTCACCCTCGATGAACCTGCTGCACATGGGCAAGGCGACGGAGAGCTGGTCGATGACATCAGGCGCGTCGGTTCCATCAGGCACCGCCACCCTCGGTATCCGGCCGGAAGACCTGCACATGATCACGGATGCGCCGGGCGACGAGATCTTCACTGCCAGCGTCAAGGTTGCTGCAGTCGAGCTGGTCGGGGCCGAAAGCTATGTCCATGGAACGCTGGCCGATCGCAGCGACATTGTTTTCCGTGTCGCCGGTCGCTCGCGGATCGAGATGGACGACATGGTCCAGATCGGCGCGAAAGCATCCGATTTGCACTTCTTCGGCACAGACGGCGTCCGTCTCGACTGA
- a CDS encoding PhnD/SsuA/transferrin family substrate-binding protein yields the protein MIRSLLAACAISLVSLAPAAAESIKFAVTDIEGMEALQQEFGGFQKALEQASGLEIELFPVSSRTSAVEALNSGQVDLVLTGPAEYVVMKELAQPEIVVAWQRPDYFAQIAVLANGPIRSLEDLKGKKVSFGSVGSTSQHLGPAQALTDFGIKYNEDYEPVILARNVAAEALIRGDIAAIGLNFGHLNSIREAFPDVAFAVLARGRDLPNDILVARKDLPEEIVAKIRTAFVEQGSDLMAAVLTGDDNQKFKGGFFLADVKDSDYDYVRSMYRTIGVDTFNDFVN from the coding sequence ATGATCCGCTCCCTTCTCGCAGCCTGCGCAATCTCTCTGGTCTCTCTCGCGCCGGCCGCGGCCGAGAGCATCAAGTTCGCTGTTACCGATATCGAGGGCATGGAAGCCCTGCAGCAGGAATTCGGCGGCTTTCAAAAAGCGCTTGAGCAGGCCTCCGGCCTGGAAATCGAGCTCTTTCCGGTCAGCTCGCGCACCTCTGCCGTCGAAGCCCTGAATTCCGGACAGGTCGACCTCGTCCTTACGGGTCCGGCCGAATACGTCGTCATGAAGGAACTCGCCCAGCCGGAGATCGTCGTCGCCTGGCAGCGTCCGGACTACTTCGCCCAGATCGCCGTGCTCGCCAATGGCCCGATCCGTTCGCTGGAAGACCTCAAGGGCAAGAAGGTCTCCTTCGGTTCCGTCGGCTCCACCTCGCAGCACCTTGGCCCCGCCCAGGCGCTCACCGATTTCGGCATCAAGTACAATGAGGACTACGAGCCTGTGATCCTCGCCCGCAACGTCGCGGCGGAAGCCCTGATCCGTGGCGACATCGCGGCCATCGGCCTCAACTTCGGCCACCTCAACTCGATCCGCGAAGCCTTCCCGGACGTTGCCTTCGCCGTTCTTGCCCGTGGCCGCGACCTGCCGAACGACATCCTCGTTGCCCGCAAGGATCTGCCGGAAGAGATCGTTGCCAAGATCCGCACCGCCTTTGTCGAACAGGGAAGCGACCTGATGGCCGCCGTGCTCACCGGCGACGACAATCAGAAGTTCAAGGGAGGCTTCTTCCTGGCCGATGTGAAGGACAGCGATTACGACTACGTCCGCTCGATGTATCGCACGATCGGCGTCGACACCTTCAACGACTTCGTCAACTGA
- the ugpE gene encoding sn-glycerol-3-phosphate ABC transporter permease UgpE, giving the protein MIENRPIANLIGHLILVIGIVIVAFPIYYTFIASSMSSQDIIRPPMSLLPGGHLTENYTEAMSGGVERVVGVSLERLLFNSFVVAIAIAVGKILISFLSAFAIVFFRFRFRMFFFWMIFITLMLPVEVRILPTYKVIVDLGLIDTYAGLTLPLMASATATFLFRQFFLTIPGELVEAARIDNAGPFRFMKDILLPLSTTNIAALFVILFIYGWTQYLWPLLVTNDAKMNTIIIGLRRMVDFTDASTPWNYVMVTAILAIIPPILVVVLMQRWFVKGLVETEK; this is encoded by the coding sequence ATGATTGAAAATCGCCCCATCGCCAATCTGATTGGCCACCTGATCCTCGTGATCGGAATCGTCATCGTCGCCTTCCCAATCTACTACACGTTCATCGCCTCATCGATGAGTTCGCAAGACATCATCCGTCCGCCGATGTCACTGTTGCCGGGCGGCCACCTGACCGAAAACTACACCGAAGCCATGTCCGGCGGCGTCGAGCGCGTCGTCGGGGTCAGCCTCGAACGCCTGCTGTTCAACTCGTTCGTGGTCGCGATCGCAATTGCCGTCGGGAAGATCCTCATCTCGTTCCTGTCGGCCTTTGCCATCGTCTTCTTCCGCTTCCGATTCCGAATGTTCTTCTTCTGGATGATCTTCATCACCCTGATGCTGCCGGTCGAGGTGCGCATTCTGCCGACCTACAAGGTGATCGTGGATCTCGGACTGATCGACACCTATGCGGGGCTCACCTTGCCGCTGATGGCATCGGCAACCGCAACCTTCCTGTTCAGGCAGTTCTTCCTGACGATACCGGGCGAACTGGTCGAGGCGGCGCGGATCGACAATGCCGGTCCCTTCCGGTTCATGAAGGATATCCTGCTTCCGCTTTCGACTACCAACATCGCAGCGCTCTTCGTGATCTTGTTCATCTATGGCTGGACCCAGTATCTCTGGCCGCTTCTGGTCACCAATGATGCCAAGATGAACACGATCATCATCGGCCTGCGCCGCATGGTCGATTTCACCGACGCCTCCACGCCCTGGAACTACGTCATGGTGACTGCGATCCTCGCCATCATCCCTCCCATCCTCGTCGTCGTCCTGATGCAGCGATGGTTCGTCAAAGGTCTTGTGGAGACAGAAAAGTAA
- the ugpB gene encoding sn-glycerol-3-phosphate ABC transporter substrate-binding protein UgpB, whose amino-acid sequence MFTKRLAASAATLALSLSFGSSAFAATELQWWHAMTGANNEVVDQLAKEFNESQSDYTITPVFKGTYPETLNAGIAAFRSKQPPAIIQVFDAGSGVMMGAEGAIVPVAEVLQKGGFEFNKSDYLAGIVAYYSKPDGTMLSFPYNSSSPILYYNKDAFTKAGLDAENPPKTWPEVFEAARKIKESGAAPCGMTSTWLTWIQTENFAAWNNLSYGTNENGLAEGTVELQVNSPVFVEHFQSIADLAKDEVFRYGGRTSEAKQLFLSGECAIMTESSGGLGDIVKSGMNYGIGQLPYYEGNGPQNTIPGGASLWVFGGKSDEEYKGIAQFFNFLSQTEIQARLHQVSGYLPVTNAAYEATKSSGFYEKNPARETPILQMTGKAPTENSKGVRLPNLPQVRDIMNEEFEAMLAGSQDAKTTLDRIVDRGNAAIAAVSSN is encoded by the coding sequence ATGTTCACCAAACGTTTAGCTGCATCCGCAGCGACCCTCGCACTTTCGCTTTCTTTCGGCTCCTCGGCTTTTGCTGCCACGGAACTGCAGTGGTGGCACGCAATGACCGGCGCCAACAACGAGGTGGTCGACCAGCTCGCCAAGGAGTTCAATGAAAGCCAGAGCGACTACACGATCACGCCAGTCTTCAAGGGTACCTATCCGGAAACCCTGAATGCCGGCATCGCTGCATTCCGTTCAAAGCAGCCGCCAGCCATCATCCAGGTCTTCGATGCAGGCTCCGGCGTGATGATGGGCGCTGAAGGCGCCATCGTTCCGGTCGCCGAAGTCCTCCAGAAGGGCGGGTTCGAATTCAACAAGTCGGACTATCTGGCTGGCATCGTTGCCTATTATTCCAAGCCGGATGGCACCATGCTGTCCTTCCCGTATAATTCATCGTCGCCGATCCTCTATTACAACAAGGACGCCTTCACCAAGGCGGGCCTTGACGCGGAAAACCCGCCGAAGACCTGGCCCGAAGTGTTCGAGGCAGCTCGGAAGATCAAGGAGAGCGGCGCTGCACCCTGCGGCATGACATCGACCTGGCTGACCTGGATCCAGACCGAGAACTTCGCCGCCTGGAACAATCTTTCCTATGGCACCAATGAAAACGGCCTTGCGGAAGGCACCGTCGAACTGCAGGTCAATTCGCCGGTCTTTGTCGAGCATTTCCAGTCCATTGCCGACTTGGCCAAGGACGAAGTGTTCCGCTACGGCGGTCGCACGTCTGAAGCGAAGCAGCTCTTCCTGTCGGGCGAATGCGCCATCATGACCGAGTCCTCGGGCGGCCTCGGTGACATCGTAAAGTCTGGCATGAACTATGGCATCGGCCAGCTTCCCTACTACGAAGGCAATGGTCCGCAGAACACCATTCCGGGCGGCGCCAGCCTCTGGGTCTTCGGTGGCAAGAGCGATGAAGAATACAAGGGCATCGCCCAGTTCTTCAACTTCCTGTCGCAGACGGAAATCCAGGCACGCCTGCACCAGGTTTCCGGCTATCTTCCGGTGACCAATGCGGCTTATGAGGCGACGAAGTCCTCGGGCTTCTACGAGAAGAATCCGGCGCGTGAAACGCCCATCCTGCAGATGACCGGCAAGGCTCCGACCGAAAACTCCAAGGGCGTGCGTCTGCCGAACCTGCCGCAGGTTCGCGACATCATGAACGAAGAGTTCGAAGCAATGCTCGCCGGCTCGCAGGACGCCAAGACGACGCTCGACCGCATCGTCGATCGTGGCAATGCAGCCATCGCAGCCGTTTCCAGCAACTGA